The following coding sequences lie in one Vibrio spartinae genomic window:
- a CDS encoding cold-shock protein → MSNTVTGTVKWFNETKGFGFIQQENGPDVFAHFSAIQGDGFRTLAEGQAVEFVISQGQKGPQAENIKVL, encoded by the coding sequence ATGTCTAACACAGTGACTGGCACTGTAAAGTGGTTCAACGAAACTAAAGGTTTTGGTTTCATCCAACAAGAGAATGGTCCCGATGTTTTTGCTCACTTCAGCGCGATTCAAGGTGACGGTTTCCGTACCCTAGCTGAAGGTCAAGCTGTTGAGTTTGTCATTTCGCAAGGACAAAAAGGCCCTCAAGCTGAAAACATTAAAGTCCTATAA
- a CDS encoding alternative ribosome-rescue factor A: MKREKRNQIANPSDDVEIQRGTITDNALKALVTSPVFKMRVEKPKKGKGSFQRKAKHQVREPYSKVALCCF, from the coding sequence ATGAAAAGAGAAAAGAGAAATCAGATTGCCAATCCGTCTGATGATGTTGAGATTCAACGTGGCACGATTACAGATAATGCGCTGAAAGCGTTGGTTACTAGCCCGGTGTTTAAGATGCGAGTCGAAAAACCGAAGAAAGGGAAGGGAAGCTTCCAACGTAAAGCAAAGCATCAGGTACGGGAGCCCTATTCAAAAGTTGCATTATGTTGCTTTTGA
- a CDS encoding response regulator: MAFSVLICDDSALARKQIARSLPAFLNADVHFAVHGLDALEQLKQQSFQLMFLDLTMPELDGFDTLEAMQKAANQTPVIVVSGDIQPKAQERVLGLGAKAFIQKPIATDALKNVLSELVEPPTQPTVITPGKVEYPILKRRDIYMEVANVSIGRAADALARYFDVFVELPLPNVNIFEVSELHMALRDLVDNDQVSGVCQGFSGEGIAGEALVLLSDSSVSELKRLMNIPAESDDLEELELLMDVSNILVGSFLNGLGEQAEIRFFQSSPVLLGQHIPIESVIRSTAGSFQKTMTFEVSYNIEGTAIRCDLLFMFVDESLPLLDNKLAYLMEDI, from the coding sequence ATGGCGTTTTCAGTATTAATATGTGATGACTCTGCGTTGGCAAGAAAGCAAATTGCGAGATCATTACCAGCCTTCCTGAATGCCGATGTGCATTTTGCTGTTCACGGCTTAGATGCGTTGGAGCAGCTCAAACAACAGTCGTTTCAGTTGATGTTTTTAGATCTGACCATGCCGGAACTGGATGGTTTCGACACTTTGGAAGCGATGCAAAAGGCGGCTAACCAAACACCGGTGATCGTTGTTTCCGGTGATATTCAGCCCAAAGCGCAAGAACGTGTTCTCGGCCTGGGAGCCAAAGCGTTTATCCAAAAACCGATTGCAACGGATGCGCTGAAAAACGTGCTCAGTGAGCTCGTCGAACCGCCAACGCAACCGACGGTTATCACTCCGGGAAAGGTCGAGTATCCGATCCTGAAGCGGCGTGACATTTATATGGAAGTTGCCAATGTGTCTATCGGGCGGGCTGCGGATGCCTTAGCGCGCTATTTTGATGTATTTGTCGAATTGCCGCTGCCGAATGTCAATATCTTTGAAGTCAGTGAACTGCATATGGCACTGCGGGATCTGGTCGATAATGATCAGGTTTCTGGGGTTTGTCAGGGATTCAGTGGGGAAGGCATTGCCGGTGAAGCATTGGTGCTTTTAAGTGATTCCAGTGTCTCTGAACTGAAGCGATTAATGAATATCCCGGCTGAAAGTGATGATCTCGAAGAGCTTGAACTTCTGATGGATGTGTCCAACATTTTGGTGGGCTCTTTCCTCAACGGTCTTGGTGAACAGGCAGAAATTCGTTTTTTCCAAAGCTCTCCCGTATTACTCGGGCAACATATTCCGATTGAATCCGTGATTCGTTCTACAGCGGGTTCGTTCCAGAAAACGATGACCTTTGAGGTCAGCTATAACATTGAAGGCACGGCTATTCGTTGTGATCTGCTCTTTATGTTTGTCGATGAGTCGCTCCCGCTCTTGGATAATAAACTGGCCTACCTGATGGAGGATATTTAG
- a CDS encoding PAS domain-containing protein, producing the protein MSLPAEFEQFHWMVDMVQNVDLGLIVIDKNYEIQVWNGFMTHHSGKQPHEVIGRPLFEVFPEIPPDWFKLKTKPVYHLGCRSFITWQQRPYLFKCRNVRPVTQQCDFMYQNVTLNPMRTPTGEVNSVFLSIQDATAEALIAQRCEC; encoded by the coding sequence ATGAGTCTGCCTGCTGAATTTGAACAGTTCCACTGGATGGTGGATATGGTTCAAAACGTTGATCTCGGACTGATCGTGATTGATAAAAACTATGAAATTCAGGTCTGGAACGGTTTTATGACCCACCATAGTGGCAAACAGCCACACGAAGTGATTGGTCGTCCGTTGTTTGAGGTTTTTCCTGAAATTCCACCAGATTGGTTCAAATTAAAAACGAAACCAGTTTACCATCTTGGTTGTCGTAGTTTTATCACTTGGCAACAACGGCCCTATTTATTCAAATGCCGTAATGTTCGTCCCGTGACGCAACAGTGCGATTTTATGTATCAGAATGTGACTCTTAACCCAATGAGAACACCAACTGGTGAGGTCAATTCGGTTTTTCTGTCGATTCAGGATGCAACCGCAGAGGCGCTGATAGCCCAGCGATGTGAGTGTTAG
- a CDS encoding bifunctional ADP-dependent NAD(P)H-hydrate dehydratase/NAD(P)H-hydrate epimerase, whose translation MTMTNVFYSTQQVRIGECKAASAKGLEMYSLMERAGQAVFAIGMAQYPSSEHWLICCGGGNNGGDGYIVASLAKSIGLYVTVWQVGDPEMLTGDARMAYEHWQNHGGNVSEPQDRVPDSVDVVIDALLGTGLSGMVRPGMLSLIETLNQSMKPVIAVDIPSGLCGDTGCVLGGAIVAKHTVSFIGLKQGLVTGKAREYVGELHFAGLGVEDAFNQQNHPAVTAIHTKMPGQMLPKRFATSHKGTHGKALLIGGNDGMGGAIILAAMAAARCGAGMTAVLCHPHNVTPLLMSAPEVMSACWDKAQAIERRLQWCDVLTVGPGLGRDETSFAIYQAVQNVEKPKVVDADGLYFLMQQPNQDPLRVITPHPGEAAQLLQVSVEEIEADRYASVQALHRQYGGVVVLKGAGTLVYDGKQISVCMAGNPGMASAGMGDVLAGVITSLIAQGLPLVDATQLGVLIHSMAADQNSESYGERGLLASDLLPHLRQLVNH comes from the coding sequence ATGACGATGACGAATGTTTTTTATTCAACCCAACAGGTCCGTATTGGTGAATGCAAAGCGGCGAGTGCCAAAGGGCTGGAAATGTACAGTCTGATGGAACGTGCCGGACAGGCGGTTTTCGCGATTGGGATGGCACAATATCCCAGTTCTGAGCACTGGCTCATCTGTTGTGGTGGTGGTAACAATGGTGGTGATGGCTATATTGTTGCGAGCTTGGCGAAGTCGATCGGATTGTATGTGACGGTCTGGCAAGTCGGTGATCCCGAGATGCTGACCGGTGATGCACGGATGGCCTACGAACATTGGCAAAACCATGGGGGGAATGTCTCAGAACCTCAAGATCGCGTCCCGGATAGTGTCGATGTGGTGATTGATGCCTTACTCGGCACGGGGCTGAGTGGTATGGTTCGGCCGGGAATGCTTTCATTAATTGAAACACTCAATCAAAGTATGAAGCCTGTGATTGCCGTTGATATTCCCTCCGGTTTGTGTGGGGATACCGGTTGTGTTCTTGGCGGCGCGATCGTTGCAAAACATACCGTCAGTTTCATTGGTTTAAAACAGGGGTTAGTGACCGGAAAGGCACGGGAGTATGTCGGAGAACTGCATTTTGCCGGTTTGGGGGTAGAAGATGCTTTCAATCAACAGAATCACCCGGCGGTCACGGCGATTCACACCAAAATGCCGGGTCAGATGTTACCAAAGCGGTTTGCCACTTCACATAAAGGAACGCATGGCAAAGCATTGCTTATTGGCGGCAATGACGGTATGGGTGGTGCCATTATCTTGGCCGCGATGGCGGCAGCCAGATGCGGTGCCGGAATGACCGCAGTCTTATGTCATCCACATAATGTGACGCCTTTATTGATGAGCGCCCCGGAAGTGATGAGTGCTTGCTGGGACAAAGCGCAGGCGATTGAACGCCGACTACAATGGTGTGATGTACTGACCGTTGGGCCGGGGCTGGGACGAGATGAAACCTCTTTTGCCATTTATCAAGCCGTCCAGAATGTTGAAAAACCCAAAGTAGTTGATGCCGATGGTCTGTATTTTTTGATGCAGCAACCAAATCAAGATCCGTTGCGGGTGATCACGCCACATCCGGGCGAAGCCGCACAATTGTTGCAAGTTTCAGTCGAAGAAATTGAAGCGGATCGGTATGCCAGTGTGCAGGCACTGCATCGTCAGTATGGTGGTGTGGTTGTTCTGAAAGGCGCAGGGACCTTGGTGTATGACGGCAAGCAGATCTCAGTCTGTATGGCCGGAAATCCCGGTATGGCGAGCGCGGGTATGGGCGATGTTCTGGCGGGGGTGATTACATCACTGATCGCGCAGGGGCTACCTTTGGTTGATGCCACTCAACTGGGGGTTCTCATTCACAGTATGGCGGCGGATCAAAACTCAGAATCGTATGGTGAGCGGGGACTGCTTGCCAGTGATTTACTCCCTCATTTACGTCAATTAGTGAACCACTGA
- a CDS encoding outer membrane beta-barrel protein, which produces MESTISLTIAVLLLLSMIPVQAIAGPDANYFYQSAGITKSKHTGSEDAWVTQYGYNYNLTSTIGFDLGYAQNSDQPDPMASLSSQFPHQPTLYYQEIFGGAVIQHTVYDIAWIYAKGGLSLTRAGNDPATKTSLPGIEAKNISPYFALGATIPSGITSGLELNFEISYQEQEQDAVTNPVFLLGTHYRF; this is translated from the coding sequence ATGGAATCGACCATTTCTCTGACCATTGCAGTGTTACTTTTACTCAGTATGATACCTGTTCAAGCGATTGCCGGGCCGGATGCGAACTATTTTTATCAAAGCGCCGGCATCACGAAATCCAAACACACGGGTTCGGAAGACGCTTGGGTCACACAATACGGCTATAACTATAATCTGACATCAACCATTGGTTTTGATTTAGGCTATGCCCAAAATTCGGATCAACCGGACCCAATGGCCTCATTGTCGTCACAGTTTCCTCATCAACCGACTTTGTATTATCAAGAAATTTTTGGCGGTGCAGTCATTCAGCACACCGTTTACGATATCGCTTGGATATATGCGAAAGGCGGGCTGAGTTTAACAAGAGCGGGGAATGATCCGGCAACGAAGACCTCACTGCCTGGTATCGAAGCAAAAAACATTTCGCCTTATTTCGCGCTTGGGGCAACCATTCCATCAGGGATCACATCAGGATTAGAGCTGAATTTTGAGATTTCTTATCAGGAACAAGAACAAGATGCTGTCACCAACCCGGTATTCCTGCTGGGAACCCATTACCGCTTCTGA